The window GATGGCACCCTCCGCCTTCTTCTTGCAGGCTGCCGTTTCATTGAAAGTGCTAACATGGCACCTTTCGGTTGCCCTCGCTCCTGCCGTGATCGCCGCGTGCGAACCAGCCTTTTCCGGTGTTCGACGCGGCTCAAGTGTTGTTGCAGACTGCCGATCCCTCTCGGAGTTTACGAATGCCGTCCGACGCCTCAAACTTGAGCCCTCCTGCCAACGAGTCGACCTCGCCCCAAACGCCTGTCCGGATTCATTGCATCTATGCCGGCACCGTGAGCGCCGCGTTCCACCAGAACGCGGTCCCGTTTCTGGCCGAGCTTGCGCTTGAGAGCACCAGTGACCTCCACGACGTCGTGGTCACCTTGACAAGCGACCCGCCGTTCCTGCGGCCCGAGACTTGGCGATTGGACCAACTCTCCCGAGGCCGCCGGCAAGATTTACCAGTAATCCACGTTCGGCTCGACGCAGGGTTCCTGGGGCGCTTGACCGAGGGATTAGTCGGTTCGTTTACGCTTACGATTTCCGCAAACGGCGCTGAGGCTACCCACTTCAGCGCCGACGTCCGACTCCTGCCGCCCTCGCACTGGACTGGAGCGAGGGTTGCGCCCGCACTCCTCGCGGCCTTTGTCCGGCCCAATGAGCCGGCCATCGACAGCCTCCTGCACCGGGCATCCGGTAAACTCGCCGAGGCGGGCCGCCCGACCGGGATTGATGGGTATGGCAGCGGCCGCAAAGCGCGGGTTTGGGAGATCGCGGAAGCAATCTGGGCCGCTGTATCCGAACTGGGACTCACCTACGTTTACCCTCCGGCCAGCTTCGAAGAGGAAGGCCAGAAGGTACGCAGCCCGGGTGACCTGCTTGAGCATCGGGTCGGCACTTGTCTGGACACAAGCGTACTCCTGGCCTCCTGCTTTGAGCAAGCCGGGCTGTATTCGGCTCTGATCCTGGTTCAAGGGCATGCCTTTGTCGGCGTGGCGCTCCAGCCTTTCGACAATGATGTTCCCGTGGTCTGGGATGTGCAGGCTCTGCGCAAGAGACGTGATCTGCAAGAACTGATCCTGATCGAGAGCACGTTGCTCACCGAAAAGGAGCCCGTTCGATTCACGGAAGCCCTCCGGATCGGTGGAACGCACCTGGAGCATTGGGCTCCGGCGCCGTTTCAGTTGGCGGTAGACGTAGCGGCCGCCAGAAGATCCGGGATTCGCCCGCTTGAACTTGGCGACCGCCACGCTTTGGAAGGCGAAGCGTCAAACGACCCGTCAAGGGAGGCGCCCCGCCCGGAGCTGACCCTTGATCCCACTCCAACTTTCCTGGAAGACGGGCCGGCGCCGGAACGTCCGGTGCTCACGGGGGCCGATCGCCTCGAATCTTGGAAGCGCCGGCTCCTGGACCTGACCCTGCGCAACAAGCTGCTCAACTTCGGCAGGGGCACCGGGTCGGTCACCCTTTTCTGTCCGGACGCCTCCGAACTGGAAGATGCGCTTGCGGCAGGCAAAAAGTTCAAAATCCGGTCTCTCCCCGACGCGTCCCCGAGTGCCAGTTCGTCTGACCCGGTCCCGCCGCCCCGTTACTCAGGAACGGCTGCAGCAGCTAACGAGAAAGACCCGCCGCAGTTGGCGTTTGAACGCGGCGAACTCTTCGCCGATACCGGCTCAGATGATCTCGAAAACCGACTCACGGAACTTTATCGCAAGACGCGGACTGCGTTTGAAGAAGGTGGCGCCAACGTTCTTTACCTCGCGTTCGGCTTTCTGCGTTGGTGTGAAACCAAAGGCAGCCGAGAATGCCGGGCACCCATCCTTCTGGTTCCCGTAGCCCTGGAGCGCAAAAGCGTGCTGGATGGTTTCCGCTTGGCTTCACATGAGGACGAGCCCCAACTCAATCCGACGCTCATGGAAATGTTGCGTCAGGATTTTCGTTTGGAGATCCCGGAACTGGAACGAGAACTCCCGAGGGATCTCTCCGGACTCGATGTTCCAAAGATCCTGCACACCTTCAGGCAGCGAACCCGCGACTTCCACGGATGGGAAGTTAGCGAGGAAATTTCGCTCTCGACCTTTTCGTTCACCAAGCACCTCATGTGGTGTGACCTCCAGGAGCGTGCGGACAAGCTCAAGGAGAACGCCTTGGTGCGCCACCTCATCGACACGCCCCGCGTCGCATTCGCCGATGGCGCCGCGTTTCCGCGGCCGGAGGAGCTCGACCGTACCTACCCGCCGCAGAATGTGTTTGCGCCGCTTCCGGCCGATTCTTCCCAGCTTGCAGCGGTGTTCGCAGCCTCCGCCGGCAAGAACTTCGTCCTGTTCGGACCGCCCGGCACCGGCAAGAGCCAGACCATTACCAACGTCATCGCGCAATGCTTGGCCGAAGGAAAGACCGTCCTGTTTGTTTCCCATAAAACCGCGGCTCTGGAGGTCGTCCAACGACGCTTGTGCGATATCGGCCTGGGCGACCGCGCGCTTGAGCTCCACTCGAACAAAGCGCAGAAATCGCTGGTGCTCGCCCGGCTCAAACAGGCGTGGCTAAAAGGCAAACTGCCGCCGGTACCCGACTGGCCGAAGGCGACCGCAGAACTGGCGAAACTGCGAGAGGAACTTAACGGGTTTGTCCGAGCATTGCATCGGACCTGGCCAAACGGCGACACGCCGTACCGGGCGTTCGGTCGTTTGGTCGCCCGTCGCGGGTTGTACGAAAATCTCACTTTCGCGCACCCAATGCCTGGAGCCGGTCCAAACGCGGAAGGACCGGACACCACAGAACTCGGCCGGGAACTCACGGCTGCGGCTCGGATCGTCGGCGATTTCGCGAATCACCCCTTGCGCGAGTGGGGTGCGCGCGCCTTTTCTCCCGCATGGAATCGCGAGGTACACAAACACCTGACTGCCGCGCTCGGCGCTCTGGATCAGCTTGATCGGGCCGTTGACGCCGCCGTCACCGGCCTCGCGTTGCCGAAACCGGCCGGGTGCGCCGGCGTTGTGGCGTTGACGGACTTCTGCGTGGCCTTGGGGGGTTGCAGTGGACGGGAGGCGGAACTGCTTGCGCAGGTGCCGAGCGCGCCTGATGCCAATCTCGATCGGGAGATGGTCGAGCTCTCCCGATTGCAAGCCCATGACACGAGCCTCGCAGGCCGGTTGCAAGGCAGTTACCAACCGACGGTGCTCGAGATTGATGTCGAGGCCCTGACCACCCGCTGGTCGGCCGCCGGGAAGGCCTTTATTCTTTCCCGTATTTTCACGCGGAACGCCGTTCGAAAGGTCCTCGCCGGCCACGCCTCAGGTCCGTTGCCCGCAGACCTGGGGCCTGACCTGAGCATTCTGGCGGAACGCCGGCTCTTAGACCAACACGCTAGGGATTTGACGACGCTGAAGGCGGTGTTTGGCAACCGATGGGCTGGCCTGAAGACCGACCTTGCACCCCTTCGGCGTGCCCTTGAGCTGCAAGCCGCGGCCACCAGATTGCTGGCTGCGCTCCCGACGCGTCCGCTGCCGGAGGGGGGCAACGGATGGTCTCCCGCACTGCTTTTTACCCGATGGCAGTCCGATGTAGCGGGTAACCTCTCAACCCTCCCCGACTATTGGAAAGCGTTCAACGGAGCCTGGAGCAGCCTCTGCCACCTGGTGGGCGCCGATCCTACCCTACCTGAGCCGTGGGCGGATTGCACGCGCGCCACCCTCGTGCGCTGGCAGGGTGCGCTGTCCAAGGCGCCGGGATGGCTTTATTGGAACGAGGCAGCGGGCCGGGTGTCCGCCGCAGGTTTCGGTTCGGTTGTCCGAGCGCTCGCCGCAGGAATGATCCGGCCCGACGAGGTCACGAGCGTGTTGGAGACCGTCTATACGCGTTGGTGGGTGGAAGGCGTTATGGCTGAGGAACCTGCCTTGGCTAAATTCTTTCCGGAACGACACGAAGACCTCCTCGCTCGCTTTCAGCAGGCAGACGCTGCGGTCCAACGGCTGTCGACAAGAATGCTTCAGGCCAAGCTGGGATGCGGCGTGCCTGATCCGAACGACTTCGGCAAAGATCCGGAGTGGGGCGTCCTGTCGCGGGAATTACAGAAGAAGGCAAGGCACTTACCGCTGCGGCGGCTTTTCGAGAAAATCCCGAATGCCTTGGTCCGCCTGACGCCCTGCCTCATGATGAGCCCGCTCTCGGTGGCGCAATACCTTTCGGCGGACGCGCCTTTATTTGATCTCGTGATCTTTGACGAAGCATCACAAATCCCCGTCTGGGACGCCATCGGCGCGCTTGCCCGAGGTCGCCAGGCACTGATCGTCGGAGACCCCGAGCAGTTGCCGCCGGCAACTTTTGGCGAACGCACGTTCGAAGAGGCGGACGACGCCGAAGAAGAGGGCGACCAGGAGAGTATCCTGGACGAATGCCTGGCCGCAAACGTTCCCCGACGCTCCCTCAGGTGGCATTACCGGAGCAGGCACGAGAGCCTGATCACCTTTTCCAATCAACGTTACTACAACGGCGAGCTTGTCACGTTTCCATCAGCGGTCACCGCCGACCGTGCCGTCCGTTACGTGCACGTGCCGGGCGGGGTTTACGAACGGGGCGGTGCCCGGGTCAACCGGGAAGAGGCGCGTCAGGTCACGGCCGAAGTCGTCCGCAGGCTCCGGGACCCGGCATTCGTCCGCGAGAAACGCTCGCTGGGCGTCGTCACGTTCAACGCTCAACAGCAGCGCCTGATCGAAAACCTTCTGGACGCTGAGCGCCGCCAGGACCCGGCCTTGGAAAGCTTTTTCCAGACGGAACGCTGGCACGAACCGGTCTTCGTCAAAAATCTGGAAAACGTGCAGGGCGACGAGCGTGACCTCATCATCTTTTCCGTTGCAGTCGGTCCGGATGGCGCAGGGCGCGTCCACTCAACCATCTCGTCGCTCAACCGTCAGGGCGGCCATCGACGGTTGAACGTCGCCGTAACCCGAGCCCGGGCCGAGATGCTGGTCTTTGCGACGTTGCGTCCCGAAATGATCGACGCCGTGCGGCTTGGAAACCGGGGCATCACTGACTTTAAAGCATTTCTGGAGTACTCGCAGCGTGGGCCGGCTGCCTTGGCCCAGTCATCGGCGCCGACCGGGCGCGAGACCGAGTCACCGTTCGAAGACGCCGTTCAGGAAGCCTTGCAGAGACGCGGCTGGACCCTTCACCCGCAGGTTGGGGTTTCGGGGTTTCGGATCGACTTCGGCGTCGTTCACCCGGACGAACCCGGACGCTACCTCGCCGGGATCGAATGCGACGGCGCAACCTACCACCGTCAAGCCACCGCCCGAGACCGGGATCGGCTCCGGGAAGGGATTCTCACGGGTATGGGTTGGCGGATCCGCCGGATTTGGAGCACTGAATGGTGGCAAGACGCCGAGGCTGCGTGCGAACGGTTGGACGCCAAACTGCAGGCGGACCTGGCGGAGGATCGTGCAGCATGTAAGAACAAGG of the Verrucomicrobiota bacterium genome contains:
- a CDS encoding DUF3320 domain-containing protein produces the protein MSPPANESTSPQTPVRIHCIYAGTVSAAFHQNAVPFLAELALESTSDLHDVVVTLTSDPPFLRPETWRLDQLSRGRRQDLPVIHVRLDAGFLGRLTEGLVGSFTLTISANGAEATHFSADVRLLPPSHWTGARVAPALLAAFVRPNEPAIDSLLHRASGKLAEAGRPTGIDGYGSGRKARVWEIAEAIWAAVSELGLTYVYPPASFEEEGQKVRSPGDLLEHRVGTCLDTSVLLASCFEQAGLYSALILVQGHAFVGVALQPFDNDVPVVWDVQALRKRRDLQELILIESTLLTEKEPVRFTEALRIGGTHLEHWAPAPFQLAVDVAAARRSGIRPLELGDRHALEGEASNDPSREAPRPELTLDPTPTFLEDGPAPERPVLTGADRLESWKRRLLDLTLRNKLLNFGRGTGSVTLFCPDASELEDALAAGKKFKIRSLPDASPSASSSDPVPPPRYSGTAAAANEKDPPQLAFERGELFADTGSDDLENRLTELYRKTRTAFEEGGANVLYLAFGFLRWCETKGSRECRAPILLVPVALERKSVLDGFRLASHEDEPQLNPTLMEMLRQDFRLEIPELERELPRDLSGLDVPKILHTFRQRTRDFHGWEVSEEISLSTFSFTKHLMWCDLQERADKLKENALVRHLIDTPRVAFADGAAFPRPEELDRTYPPQNVFAPLPADSSQLAAVFAASAGKNFVLFGPPGTGKSQTITNVIAQCLAEGKTVLFVSHKTAALEVVQRRLCDIGLGDRALELHSNKAQKSLVLARLKQAWLKGKLPPVPDWPKATAELAKLREELNGFVRALHRTWPNGDTPYRAFGRLVARRGLYENLTFAHPMPGAGPNAEGPDTTELGRELTAAARIVGDFANHPLREWGARAFSPAWNREVHKHLTAALGALDQLDRAVDAAVTGLALPKPAGCAGVVALTDFCVALGGCSGREAELLAQVPSAPDANLDREMVELSRLQAHDTSLAGRLQGSYQPTVLEIDVEALTTRWSAAGKAFILSRIFTRNAVRKVLAGHASGPLPADLGPDLSILAERRLLDQHARDLTTLKAVFGNRWAGLKTDLAPLRRALELQAAATRLLAALPTRPLPEGGNGWSPALLFTRWQSDVAGNLSTLPDYWKAFNGAWSSLCHLVGADPTLPEPWADCTRATLVRWQGALSKAPGWLYWNEAAGRVSAAGFGSVVRALAAGMIRPDEVTSVLETVYTRWWVEGVMAEEPALAKFFPERHEDLLARFQQADAAVQRLSTRMLQAKLGCGVPDPNDFGKDPEWGVLSRELQKKARHLPLRRLFEKIPNALVRLTPCLMMSPLSVAQYLSADAPLFDLVIFDEASQIPVWDAIGALARGRQALIVGDPEQLPPATFGERTFEEADDAEEEGDQESILDECLAANVPRRSLRWHYRSRHESLITFSNQRYYNGELVTFPSAVTADRAVRYVHVPGGVYERGGARVNREEARQVTAEVVRRLRDPAFVREKRSLGVVTFNAQQQRLIENLLDAERRQDPALESFFQTERWHEPVFVKNLENVQGDERDLIIFSVAVGPDGAGRVHSTISSLNRQGGHRRLNVAVTRARAEMLVFATLRPEMIDAVRLGNRGITDFKAFLEYSQRGPAALAQSSAPTGRETESPFEDAVQEALQRRGWTLHPQVGVSGFRIDFGVVHPDEPGRYLAGIECDGATYHRQATARDRDRLREGILTGMGWRIRRIWSTEWWQDAEAACERLDAKLQADLAEDRAACKNKACEMVVSAASERDQNQAEADVASAEVPEGNATRLSGSTPQEALPADPPAAALGSVVYARLPKEPLDSSTQEYQPADLPAAGFVPLAPRFHDPLYGPTLRAMVAHVVEAEGPILDRVLIKRLARAHGFKQCGSRIRGRVLDAVDPRCERTVQGDAFVIWPAGLHPSGSIPFRRALPGVRPLEDIPDVELVGLATALVDGGLTDAECIAAAAEELGIIRLSKGIEAKLMTIVQAARDCPTAGSEDREAA